From the genome of Bacteroidota bacterium:
AAATAAACAGGCATGTAAATTTGCATTTTCCTTTGCATTTTTTATAGCAGCTTCATCAGCTTGACCTGTCAACATTACTTTTACAATCCCTGGAAATCTTTTGTGCACTTCAATCAAAAATTCATCGCCCTTTTTCCCGGGCATAAGCCAGTCCGAAACAATAATTAAAACTTCAGTGCCTTCATCAACCAATTCCTGGATTACTTCCATGCCTTCTTCGGCATTTTCGGCAGTTTCATAAATATATTCATCGCCAAGTCTGTTCTCAATTTGTTCCTTGATGCTTTCAAGGATCATGCTTTCGTCATCAACACATAGAATTGCTTTTCGTGCCATAAAAATTTATGTTAAAATGTTACAATTTGATTCATAAATATTCCCTATTATTATTTAATTTGAGACGTATGGTAACCAAATTTTAAAGGTTGTTCCAACCCCAACTTTCGATTCGAAATCTATGGTTCCGTCATGTTTCTTCATTATTTGCTTTACAATATCCAGTCCCAGCCCGCTTCCTTCACCGGCTTTTTTTGTAGTGAAAAATGGTTGAAATATTTTTTCCCTCAGTTCTTCCGGAATTCCGCTACCCGTGTCCGAAACTTTTATCGACACCCCACCATTTTCAGGCTCTACCAAAATTTTTAAGGTTCCATGATTATCCATTGCTTGCAATGAATTGTGAAATAAATTGGTCCATACCTGGTTCATTTCATCGGGATAGCATCTGATCATAGGAATAGTTTTGAAATCTCTTATTACTTCAACACCTTGCTTGATTTGATTGTGATAGAGAATTAATACGGTTTCTATCCCATCTACAATATCCGCCTCAATCTTTTCCCCAACATGATCACGATGTGCAAATTTTTTCAATGCAAATACCACTTTTGATGCTTTGGTTACGGCCAGGTTTACGTTTTGTGTATTCTTTCGGATTGAAATAATATGACGAGCATTTGTTAATACAAAAAGTGAATTCTCACTTCTCAACATTGGGATTATTTCATCAATATTTTCATGAACCCGAATGTACATCAGCATTTCAGCAATTTTATCCGATTCGTTAATTCCATTGTCTTCAAGTTTTTGTGTTAGCTCTCTTTTTAATTGTCGTTTTTCTTTTGAACTTTGCTCAAGGGAATTATTATCAGCTAATGTCATGAGTTTTAGATAAAACTTTAAATCAGTTTCATTCATTATACTTAAAAGCTCAGGTAAATTATTAATCGCTGTATCTAACGAGTCCGACATGTTTCCAACTGATGCGTTTATTGCACCTAAGGGCGTATTAATCTCATGTGCAATACCGGCTATTAATTGTCCCAAGGCAGCCATTTTCTCCGACTGAATTAACTGTGATTGGGTGTCCTGTAAAAATTCCAGGGTAGACTCCAACTCTTCTTTTTGGGTATTTAATTCCAAATTGCTTGCTTTTAATTGGTCAGCCACCCTTTTTCTATCTATTGAAAGACTTATTTGCGCTGAAATAACTTCAAGGATTTGTACATCCGCTTCGTTATATGCATTTTCATCATCATAACTTTGAAGAGCAATTACACCAATCACCTTATCCTTAATAAATAATGGGACGCCCAACCAAACTTTTGACAATGAACCTTGGAAGACTATTTTCCCTTCTTCAACCATTTTTTTCTTCGTAGGAATGTCAGCAAGAAGGGATCGGCCGGAATTGATCACATAGCTTGTCATGTTTTTACCAAGCGGCTGAGGTTCAATTTTATCTTTTTCGTTGATAAAAAATGGAAAGTTTAGATAATTAGTTTTTTCATCATAGAGTGCGATATAAAAGTTTCTGGTGTCAAGCAATCTTTCTAATTCATCCTTTATCATTTGGATGAGGCTGCTAAGATCATCGCTTAACAGAACTGCATTGGAAATATTACTGATTATACTTTGAATTAGTTCACTTTTCTTACGTGCAGTGATTTCATGGGCGATTCCTTCAAAATGTGTGGTTTCATGATCTTTATTCAAAATGGGAACTCTCAATATTTCAAAATATCTTGATTGATGGTATTTATCTCGTATCTCGATTTGAAATACATCCTGTTGATTTTCTTTTTTAACTTGTTTTAATTTTTTTAAGGCTTCAGAATTTAAAATATTATCAGTTAAAAATGATTCAAGGCCAAGTTTTAGTTCTTCTGAAGAATAGCCCAATAGTTTCTGTGCCGAAGGGCTCATGTATTCATAAATTCCTTCATTGTTTTGTGAATAGAAAATATACTCGTTTTCAAGGTTTTCAATAAGTCTTCTTACTTT
Proteins encoded in this window:
- a CDS encoding response regulator, which codes for MARKAILCVDDESMILESIKEQIENRLGDEYIYETAENAEEGMEVIQELVDEGTEVLIIVSDWLMPGKKGDEFLIEVHKRFPGIVKVMLTGQADEAAIKNAKENANLHACLFKPWSEDDLVNTITSGLKKLPLKGF